GCCTTTTCCATCGGTACGGCGATTTCTACGGTTGGAGTAGTGCTGGGTCCAAGATCCACTACTTCGATACCCAGCGCACTAAGGGTTGCGGTAACCAGGTTGCTAACCAGCGGACCGCTGATACGCCCGTCGCGGCCTACGACTACTTTTAATTTCTTCGACGGTGCTGCTGCCTGCTTCAGAATAGTACCGTATGCTGCTGTAAATTTTACTACATCTACCGGGGAGAGCGTTTCCCCGGTCTTCCCTCCAATAGTTCCTCGGATTCCGGATATACTTTTTATAAGCGCCACAATATGCTGTTTAAAATTTTAGGTTCAGGATGGCTGTTGATCCGCCGGTTTCCTGAACTTGCAAAAGTACGCCGCTTAGCCGAGATTCTTTTAGTTATAACATTACTTTTATCACGCTTATGCCAGTCATTTATGAAAGCGAACGGTTGTTCTTACTGCGGATTAGCTGGGTTAACAGCCGGCGGAGTATTGTTTTTTCTGTCAACGAGCATTCGAACGGCTTGAAATGGCCTGAAAAACCCGGAAAAAGGCCGGTTTTAAGGCGATTTTTTGTTATTGAGGAGGAGATATTGTGCCGTTTGATAATAAGCGTTGGTCAGGGTCCGCATTTTTCGTTGCACCGAGTCCAGTACCCCGCGGGGATAACTAATGGTGGTATCGATCGGCGCGAGGTCTTCTTCTGCAAAGTCGAGACTTTTTACATAGTAGAACTGATCATTGACAATGCCGATTTTACCAGCAGTATTGGTAATGAATGCAAGGTTGCCCTTTTTGTCCGGCGCCAGCAGGTCACGGCCCAGGGTAAAATTGTCGTATGGACGTTGCAGTAAACCTGCAATTGTGGGCAGCACATCGATCTGGGAAACGGTTTCTTTTCGTTGCTGTGGCGCAACAAGATAAGGCGCATAAATAAGAAACGGAACATGTTCGTCAGAAAGCCGGTGGGTGGTCCATACGGAAGGATACACGCTGGTTGCATTCCCGGCCACTCCGTGATCGCCTATAAACACGAATATGGTGTTGTGGAAATACTCCTCCTGTACAGCTGCTTCTATAAATTTCTGGATAGAATAGTCGGCATAGCGGAATGTGTTGTACTCCTCAAGGGATTCGAATCCGTTCGCCTCCAGAATTTCTTTTGAAACGATCTTCTTTTGAAAGTCGTGGTCTGTTTCAGGTATGGTATAAGGGCGGTGGTTGTCGGAGGTTTGTATAATGGCAAAAAAAGGCTGCTGCTCCTTTTTAAAAACCGTATTTGCCGCCAGGAAAAGGTCTTTGTCACTAATGCCCCAAACATTGATCCTTGGTGCGTCAATGGTTCGTTCCGTATGTAGTTGGAGATTGCTGATATTTCTTAGCAGCCCTTCGAAATTATTGAATCCCGGATCGCCACCCAGGAAATAATGTTTGGAATAATCCGTAAAGTCATTGATAATGGTGTTTTGGTCAATCGCCTCCGGATTTCGGGTAGAGAACTTAAACAATTGTACATCCGGTATACCGGTTAAAATAGCAAAAAGCCCGCGCGCCGTGGAAAAATGCGGGGTAAAACAACGTTCAAAGAAAATGCCCTTTTTGCTCAGTGAATCAAAATACGGGGAGGCATTGAGTACATTTCCGCTCATGCTGCTCTTGTACATGCTGTACGATTCGCAGATCACCAGCACTACATTAGGTTTACTCTCAAGCGCAGCGCTATGCGGCGCCACGGTTCGTTTAAAGCCGAAAGGCGCCTTGGGCGGAAACTGCAGAAATTCAGCCATGACCGGAAAGGCTTCACGGGCGCCTTTTTCATTTATTACCGGTTTGCGGAACTGCATAGTTGAAAAAAAGTTTTGCAGCGGGTTCAGTGCCAGGTAGGTTTTAAAGCTGTCCTTAAGCGCAAAGGAATCCTTCCATTTCAATGGCGTGTTATCCATCCGGCCGTAAACAAAAAGGCCCAGCAACAATGCTGTGATCACAAAGGGCATTTTACGGTGCATAATGGCCTTCCCGTCCGTGAGGTTGATCACCTGCCAGTGGCTTTTGTTAAGCGCCCATTTGAAACAGACAATGGCCGCAGCAAGGCCCACCAGGATCCAGATCAGCGGGTAGGTCTGCCAGATCATGTTAAGCGAGATGCCGGGATCTTCTACAAAGTTCATGGCACCGGCATCCAGCCGGGTGCGGTTGTAGGAAAAACTTACCATATCGGCAATAAAAAACAGGAACAAAAGGAACGTGATTACCGCCAGGTACCAGGTCCAGATGCGTTTGTTACGCGCCGAATAAAAGGGAGAAAAAGGACGGTGATAACTGAAAAGGATTACCGGAAGCAGGAAGATCGAAATCCAACGGAGATCATACTGAGCGCCCAGCGCAAATGAAGGGAGACAGTCTGCAAATGAAATGCCAGGCGGATTGAATGCAAAAAAAGTGATCAGCCGGAAGATAAAAAACAAGGTAAAAAGTACCAGTCCGGTGTTAATGACCCAAAGGATCGTTTTTGGTATTTTCAGCCTTGATAACATAAAACAGCAAACTTAGTTAAAAGTTTCAGGTTTCACGGTCAAAGTTCAACGTCAGATCCTGTTTCACATTCCCAGGTATATAGCCTACCGGAATTTCCACATTCACACATGTCCATATTCCCACATTTCAGATCTTCAAATGAACACATTTGCTAAATTTGTCAAATGACCTCTTTTTTGTATATCCCGTTTCCAGACTGGCTGGTAAAAGCCGACCGCTGGCTGTTTGAGTTGATCAATGTAAAAAGCGCCAGCCCGCTTTTAGATATGGTGTTCCCGGCTTTCCGCAATCCTTATGTATGGGGCCCGCTTTATCTGTTCATGGTAGTTTTTGTGCTTGTCAACTTTAAAAAGAAGGGTGGGATCTGGCTGCTCCTGTTCATTTGCACGGCAGCCAGTACCGATCTGGTAGGGGCACACTTATTTAAAAATATCTTTGAGCGGCTGCGCCCCTGTAACGACCCGGAAATGGAAGGGCATGTGCGGCTGGTGCTGGGACGTTGTTCCGGCGGTTTTAGTTTTGTGTCGAATCATGCCATCAATCATTTCGGGATCAGTATGTTCTTTTTTGCCACTTTCCGGCGTTTTTTCCCGTTTACCTGGATTCCACTGGTGTGGGCGGGTATGATCGGCCTGGCGCAGGTGTATGTGGGCGTACATTATCCGCTGGACGTTTTGGCGGGAGCTACCCTGGGAATTTTAATTGGGTTGTTTTGGGCAAACTTATTTAATAAAAGGATCGGATTTCATATCTTCGATAAGGAATCAACCGAAATAAATTAATGGAAGTATTCATAATAGCCTTATTGATTTTACTCAATGGACTATTCTCAATGGCAGAAATAGCGCTCGTATCAGCCAGGAAAGCAAGATTAGAAGCCCAGGCCAATAAAGGAGATAAGCGTGCAGAAGCAGCGCTGAAACTGGCCAATCATCCCGATGTTTTTTTGTCTACCGTTCAGATTGGTATCACCCTTATTGGTATCTTAACCGGTATTTATTCCGGAGATAAAATAACCGGACACATTGCATCCTTCCTGGAGCAATTTCCGGCAATTGCACCCTACAGCAAGGGCATTGCTACCACCACTGTAGTGATTATCATTACTTATTTTACACTGATTTTCGGCGAGCTGGTGCCCAAACGCATCGGACTTTCAAGTCCCGAAAAAATCGCCAAGTTCGTGGCGCAGCCCATGCGATGGGTTTCCGTGATCACGTATCCGTTTATCTGGTTGCTGACAAAATCGAGCGGATTGATCGGCCGGCTTTTTAATATCAAAAGCGAGAATAATCAGGTTACGGAGGAAGAGATCAAGGCCATCATCAGCGAAGGTACCGAACAGGGCACACTGGAGGAAACCGAACAGGAGATCATTGAACGGGTATTTCACCTGAGCGACCGGAATATTACTTCCCTGATGACGCACCGCAGCGATATCGTATGGTTTAAAGTAGATGATACGGAGGAGATGATCCGTGAAAAAATATTGAAAGAGCCGCATTCCATTTACCCGATCTGTGATGAGGAGATTGATAATATTAAAGGCGTGATTTCCTTAAAGGACCTTTATACCAATAAAGACACGGTTCCGTTTAAAGAACTGATGCGCCCGGCGCTTTTTGTACCGGAAAACAATACGGCGTTCCGGGTAATGGAAAAGTTTAAAGAATCCCAGCTACATTCCTGCTTTATTGTGGATGAATACGGCAGTGTGCTGGGGATGATCACGCTCAATGATATCCTGGAAGCCATTATCGGCGATATGCCGGAGGAAAACCAGGACGACTATGAAATCATCCGCAGGGAAGATGACTCCTTCCTGGTGGATGCGCAGATCCCGTTCTATGATTTCCTTTCCTATTTCGATAAAGCCGAATGGATGAACGAAGGTGAGCAGGAATTTGATACCCTGGCGGGATTTATCCTGCACCGGGTGAAGCAGATCCCGTCAACCGGTGATAAACTCGACTGGAACGGGTTCGATTTTGAGATCGTTGATATGGACGGTCACCGTATTGATAAGGTGCTGGTGCATATCAGTGAAGAGCTAAGGGAGGAGATGGATGAGGATTAGAGAGGATTCAAGTTCCAGGTTGGGTTTTCGTTTCTGCTTGGTGTGAGATGTTAGATACCCGATACCGGACGCCAGACACCAGACATCAGATATTGGTTTCTATGTCTATAGAATATCGATCGGAGAAAGTTCTTGGAGGCAGCAACAACATCTCCATTTTCACATTCCCAAATTTTCAGATTCCGAAGCAGGAACGGCATTTTACTTCTACATTTAATATTCTAATTCGATATTTTACATTCCCAAAGGGTACCGGTATTTGATTTTTGTCTTTTGAATCTTGTCTTTTCGAAGAATGGATTATTGAATGGCAATGGAATCTTCATTCCCACATTCCCTGATTTTCAAATTTGAAAGCGTTTAAGAGGCAAAATGATCGATCACCAGTTGTGCCTTTGCCTTGCCAATGACGGCAGCCAGTTCGTCCAGCGACCGTTCCCTGACATTTTTTACCGATCGGAATGTTTTTAACAGCTCCGCTGCGGTATTTTTCCCGATGCCTTTTATAGACTCCAGTTCGTTTTTAAACGTGCCCTTGCTTCTTTTTTGCCGGTGGAAAGTGATGCCAAAACGGTGCACCTGGTCGCGGATAAACCGGATCAGTTTCAGGCTGGGGCTGTTATAAGGCAGTTTCAGGGAGTCTTTGTCTCCGGCAAAAAAAATCTCTTCCACATTTTTTGCCAGTCCCACCAGGGTAATGCTTCCTTGCAATTCCAGTGCTTCAATGGCTTCCAGTGCGGCACTCAGTTGTCCTTTTCCGCCGTCAATGATCACCAACTGGGGCAATGGTTCGCCTTCCTCTGTAAGCCGCCGGTAGCGACGATAAACGGCCTCCTTCATGCTGGCGAAATCATTGATGCCTTCCACCGTTTTTACGTTAAAATGGCGGTAGTCTTTTTTACTCGGTACCCCGTTTTTAAAACAAACCATAGCCGATACCGGGTAGCTGCCCTGGAAATTCGAGTTATCAAAACATTCGATATGCACGGGAAGTTCCTGGAGCTGCAGATCGATCTGTAACTGCTCCAGTACTTTTACATGATCTACATTGCGGTTGATCTTGATGCGTTCTTTATTCTTTAATTCTTCAATGAAATAGCCGGCATTCTTTTCTGAAAGCTCCAGCAGTTTTTTGCGGTCTCCGGCCTTGGGCACTACAATTTCAACATCGGCCTCCGGGTAATCGATCTCAAAAGGTACTACAATCTCCGGCACATGGCTGTTGAAGGTCATGCGCAGCTGGCTGATGGCATATACCAGTATTTCTTCCACCGGTTCGTCCAGGTGGGTTTCCAGCTTGTTGGTTTGCGTTTGCACCACGGTTCCGTTCCGGATCATCAGGTAGTTGACATAGGCGATCGATTGGTCTTTAATGATGGAGAACACATCTTTGTCGCCGCCTTTGATACCGGTGATTACCGATTTAGACTGATAATAATCTTCGAGGTACTCAATCTTTTTACGCACCTGCTCTGCTTTTTCAAACTCCAGGGCTTCGGCATGAGTCCTCATTTCTTCTTTGAAATGACGGATCACCGGCCGAAGATTGCCTTTCAGCAGGTCGCGGATCTGCCCGATGTTTTCATCATAATCTGCCCGGGTTTGCAATCCTTCGCAGGGACCTTTACAATTACCAAGGTGGTATTCCAGGCAAACCTTAAATTTCCCTTTTTCGATATTTTTCTGGGCGAGGTTGAGGCTGCAGGTACGCATGGGGATGGTGCGTTTGATAAACTCCAGCAGTTCCCGCACCTTAAAAACAGAAGTATAGGGGCCCAGGTATTCCGATCCGTCATCTACCGGTTGCCGCGTAAGGTAAATGCGCGGAAAGGGTTCGTTTTTAATCACGATATAAGGGTAGGATTTACTATCCTTCAGATTGATGTTGTACTTGGGCTGAAACTGTTTGATCAGCGAGTTTTCCAGGAAGAAGGCATCCGGCTCACTGTTTACAATCGTAAACTCCAGGTGATGGATGCGCTGTACCAGCTCATGCGTTTTATAATTGGTAAAGGTTTTATTAAAGTAGGAGCTTACCCGTTTGCGCAGATCCTTTGCCTTACCTACATAGAGGATTTTCCCGGTTTCATCAAAGTATTTATAGATGCCCGGCTGGTGCGGAATCGTGGATGCAATATTTGAAAACTGTTCCTGTGTCAATTGCTGCAAAAGGGTGTTTAGAAACGTACAAAATTAACCGGTAAATGTTATTTTAAAAAAAATCGTTGAAAGTGACCTCTAATTACGCGATTCGTTCTTGTAGGAAGGATCGAAATGCTGTTGCCTCCTGTTCAGTTTTTAATGTGTGTTTTGGAATAACAATGCCGCTGTTTACATGAACAAACAGGAAAAAGTACAAAGGGGTTTCCGCCAAGTATTCAAAAGCAGACCAACGTGTTTCCGATTTGGTGGAATCCGTTATTGTTACAAGTGTTTCGTCAAGAAATATCAGGGTCCTGCTTCCTGTGAGATCTGTGTTTTTGCCTCTTTTGAGCAGCTTCTTCGCTTGTTTTTTTAAATACCATTGATCCAGCGGTTTTCGAAAAATTAAGAGGCAGAGGATAAATAAAATAAACAGAAAATCGCTCCATTGATATCGATGAAAGTTGAATTTCTTAAATACCAGAACCAGGCCAATGCCAAATAACAGAGGCCACCAGGTTTTTATAAACCTGTTTTTTCTGTGAACGGAGCTTTTCAGATAGTAATAGATGTACAAGGCTGCAAGGTCTTCTTCAGTTTGCTCGTAGGTTATTTGAAAACGGGGATTCATTTTTATATAAGCTGTTAGTTGTAAAATAAAAAGAGGCTGCATCAAAAGTCTTTATGTTTTTGATCCAGCCTCCTGAGCGATTTCCGGCTGCATTTAATTTATACGTCTTCCACCAGTATATCACCGGTCATCTCCTTCGGTATCGGCAATTTCATAAATGTAAGGATGGTTGGTGCAATATCGCCCAGTTTGCCTTCTTTTATTGTTCCCTTCCAGTTATTGTCGATAATGAACAGGGGCACAGGATTCATACTGTGCGCAGTATTGGGTGTACCGTCTTCATTGATCAGGTAATCGGAATTGCCATGATCAGCGGTGAGGAAGATCACATAATCCTGTTTCAGCGCTTCGGTTACGATCTGTTCCACGCATTGATCCACGGTTTCCACGGCTTTTACGGCAGCTGAAAACACGCCGGTATGTCCCACCATATCGGCGTTTGCAAAATTCAGGCAAATAAAATCGGCTGTTTTATTATGAATTTCCGGAAGAATGGCTTCGGTAAGTTCCCGGGCGCTCATTTCCGGCTGCAGGTCATAAGTGGCTACCTTGGGTGAAGGCTTTAAGATCCGGCTTTCTCCTTCAAAAGGTTTTTCACGCCCGCCGCTGAAAAAGAAGGTCACGTGCGGGTATTTCTCCGTTTCAGCAATGCGGATCTGCTTCAGATGGTTGGCCTCAATTACTTCACCGATGGTTTGGGTAAGGTCTTCATTACGGAACAGTACATGGACATTTTTAAACGTATGATCGTAAACCGTCATTGTGGTATAGTCCAGGTCCAGCGTGTGCATGTGTTGCTCCGGATGATCCTGCTGGGTCAGTACCTCGGTAATCTCCCGGCAACGGTCTGTACGGAAGTTGAAGCAAAGTACCACATCTCCGTTTTTGATTGTGGCTACCGGCTGATTTTCTGCGTTGATAATAACAGTAGGCTTTATGAACTCGTCTGTAATGTTGTTGGCATAACTGTTTTGAATCGCTTCAATGGCTGATGCAGCGGTCTCGCCTTTACCGTTGACCATTGCTTCGTAAGCCAGCGCCACGCGCTCCCAGCGTTTATCCCGGTCCATGGCATAATAACGACCGTCTACAGTTGCAATTTGACCCACACCGGTCTGGTTCAGGTGTTGCTGAAGATCCTCAATAAATCCAAGCCCGCTTTTGGGATCAGTATCTCTTCCATCTGTAAACGCATGAATATATACCTCTTGCAGGTCATTGTCCTTACAAATGTTTATTAGTGCCTTAAGATGGTTGATATGTGAATGCACGCCACCATCGCTTACCAGCCCTAACAGGTGTAAGGGCTTATGGTTGTCCCTGGCGTGCGAAAGTGCACGCAGCAATTCACTATTTGCTGCCAGCTCACCGGTTTTAATGGCTACATTGATCCGCTGAAGCTCCTGATACACAATACGTCCGGCGCCAAGGTTAAGGTGGCCTACCTCGGAATTGCCCATCTGTCCTTCCGGCAGCCCT
The sequence above is a segment of the Niabella agricola genome. Coding sequences within it:
- a CDS encoding LTA synthase family protein, translated to MLSRLKIPKTILWVINTGLVLFTLFFIFRLITFFAFNPPGISFADCLPSFALGAQYDLRWISIFLLPVILFSYHRPFSPFYSARNKRIWTWYLAVITFLLFLFFIADMVSFSYNRTRLDAGAMNFVEDPGISLNMIWQTYPLIWILVGLAAAIVCFKWALNKSHWQVINLTDGKAIMHRKMPFVITALLLGLFVYGRMDNTPLKWKDSFALKDSFKTYLALNPLQNFFSTMQFRKPVINEKGAREAFPVMAEFLQFPPKAPFGFKRTVAPHSAALESKPNVVLVICESYSMYKSSMSGNVLNASPYFDSLSKKGIFFERCFTPHFSTARGLFAILTGIPDVQLFKFSTRNPEAIDQNTIINDFTDYSKHYFLGGDPGFNNFEGLLRNISNLQLHTERTIDAPRINVWGISDKDLFLAANTVFKKEQQPFFAIIQTSDNHRPYTIPETDHDFQKKIVSKEILEANGFESLEEYNTFRYADYSIQKFIEAAVQEEYFHNTIFVFIGDHGVAGNATSVYPSVWTTHRLSDEHVPFLIYAPYLVAPQQRKETVSQIDVLPTIAGLLQRPYDNFTLGRDLLAPDKKGNLAFITNTAGKIGIVNDQFYYVKSLDFAEEDLAPIDTTISYPRGVLDSVQRKMRTLTNAYYQTAQYLLLNNKKSP
- a CDS encoding phosphatase PAP2 family protein — protein: MTSFLYIPFPDWLVKADRWLFELINVKSASPLLDMVFPAFRNPYVWGPLYLFMVVFVLVNFKKKGGIWLLLFICTAASTDLVGAHLFKNIFERLRPCNDPEMEGHVRLVLGRCSGGFSFVSNHAINHFGISMFFFATFRRFFPFTWIPLVWAGMIGLAQVYVGVHYPLDVLAGATLGILIGLFWANLFNKRIGFHIFDKESTEIN
- a CDS encoding hemolysin family protein, with amino-acid sequence MEVFIIALLILLNGLFSMAEIALVSARKARLEAQANKGDKRAEAALKLANHPDVFLSTVQIGITLIGILTGIYSGDKITGHIASFLEQFPAIAPYSKGIATTTVVIIITYFTLIFGELVPKRIGLSSPEKIAKFVAQPMRWVSVITYPFIWLLTKSSGLIGRLFNIKSENNQVTEEEIKAIISEGTEQGTLEETEQEIIERVFHLSDRNITSLMTHRSDIVWFKVDDTEEMIREKILKEPHSIYPICDEEIDNIKGVISLKDLYTNKDTVPFKELMRPALFVPENNTAFRVMEKFKESQLHSCFIVDEYGSVLGMITLNDILEAIIGDMPEENQDDYEIIRREDDSFLVDAQIPFYDFLSYFDKAEWMNEGEQEFDTLAGFILHRVKQIPSTGDKLDWNGFDFEIVDMDGHRIDKVLVHISEELREEMDED
- the uvrC gene encoding excinuclease ABC subunit UvrC encodes the protein MQQLTQEQFSNIASTIPHQPGIYKYFDETGKILYVGKAKDLRKRVSSYFNKTFTNYKTHELVQRIHHLEFTIVNSEPDAFFLENSLIKQFQPKYNINLKDSKSYPYIVIKNEPFPRIYLTRQPVDDGSEYLGPYTSVFKVRELLEFIKRTIPMRTCSLNLAQKNIEKGKFKVCLEYHLGNCKGPCEGLQTRADYDENIGQIRDLLKGNLRPVIRHFKEEMRTHAEALEFEKAEQVRKKIEYLEDYYQSKSVITGIKGGDKDVFSIIKDQSIAYVNYLMIRNGTVVQTQTNKLETHLDEPVEEILVYAISQLRMTFNSHVPEIVVPFEIDYPEADVEIVVPKAGDRKKLLELSEKNAGYFIEELKNKERIKINRNVDHVKVLEQLQIDLQLQELPVHIECFDNSNFQGSYPVSAMVCFKNGVPSKKDYRHFNVKTVEGINDFASMKEAVYRRYRRLTEEGEPLPQLVIIDGGKGQLSAALEAIEALELQGSITLVGLAKNVEEIFFAGDKDSLKLPYNSPSLKLIRFIRDQVHRFGITFHRQKRSKGTFKNELESIKGIGKNTAAELLKTFRSVKNVRERSLDELAAVIGKAKAQLVIDHFAS
- a CDS encoding YcxB family protein codes for the protein MQPLFILQLTAYIKMNPRFQITYEQTEEDLAALYIYYYLKSSVHRKNRFIKTWWPLLFGIGLVLVFKKFNFHRYQWSDFLFILFILCLLIFRKPLDQWYLKKQAKKLLKRGKNTDLTGSRTLIFLDETLVTITDSTKSETRWSAFEYLAETPLYFFLFVHVNSGIVIPKHTLKTEQEATAFRSFLQERIA
- the gpmI gene encoding 2,3-bisphosphoglycerate-independent phosphoglycerate mutase; this encodes MSQKRAILLIMDGWGLGKVASADAIQNANVPFTRSLYSKYPNTTLTTFGELVGLPEGQMGNSEVGHLNLGAGRIVYQELQRINVAIKTGELAANSELLRALSHARDNHKPLHLLGLVSDGGVHSHINHLKALINICKDNDLQEVYIHAFTDGRDTDPKSGLGFIEDLQQHLNQTGVGQIATVDGRYYAMDRDKRWERVALAYEAMVNGKGETAASAIEAIQNSYANNITDEFIKPTVIINAENQPVATIKNGDVVLCFNFRTDRCREITEVLTQQDHPEQHMHTLDLDYTTMTVYDHTFKNVHVLFRNEDLTQTIGEVIEANHLKQIRIAETEKYPHVTFFFSGGREKPFEGESRILKPSPKVATYDLQPEMSARELTEAILPEIHNKTADFICLNFANADMVGHTGVFSAAVKAVETVDQCVEQIVTEALKQDYVIFLTADHGNSDYLINEDGTPNTAHSMNPVPLFIIDNNWKGTIKEGKLGDIAPTILTFMKLPIPKEMTGDILVEDV